CAATAACTTAGGGTTATTTACAAGACGTGTGTAAGATCAGTTTTAGATTATGCGATCCCTGGGTGTTATTATTCAGTCCCAAAATATTTAGTTATAATGAGTTAGAGCGAGTCGGGAAGAGGGCTTTAATAATCATGTGCCCTAGCCTCAGTTACGATGAAGCTCTTACTCACACTGAGATTGCGCCACTTAGCGTCCACCACAGTAATATTTTTCCCACGCTTTTCAATGAGATCCAAAGTGATTCAGATCATAAGCTACGGGTATTATTGCCGGCCTCACATCAGGCCTGCAAATATTCGTCGCTTCGACGAACACGCAAATTTGGCATTCCTAAAATAAATACGAAACGCGCAAGAAATAGTTTTATTATTAAGTCGAGTTTTAATATAAATACGGTATAAATTAATTTACATGTTGTCAATTGTTTTTCGAACGTAACAGTACTTTATTATATAGCATTATTACATATTTAGGTAATTTTCGTTATTAATACATTATAACGGTACGCAGATTAGCCCGCCTGCCATGTATTGTTTCTCAATAAAATCTGTCTATCTCGATTATCGTCGTAGCTTTAGGGCAAATGACCGTCTTTCACAATAAAGATTTAAGAATGTTTAAGGTTATAGGGCCAGACTCAGTCTGTCGTACAATAATGTACTTGACATATGTATGTCTATTTTCCCTTTCATTAATCAGAATGCCGGACAAGTCAGCAAGGAGCAAAATTGATCTTAATGCGATATTTAACAAACAGTCTTGGCACATTTCAGGAGAATCAGGAGAATGAACGACCGCcaacgtaataataataataataataatacatttacACGTAAACTTTTAGCTTGACCAATTATCGCTTCAAAATTACCTTGCTTATGAGTGGGTGAAGCTTTTACAACCGCCGTTATTAGTCACGGTTCTGTAGTAATCGCGCAAAGCGAGTATTATTCGAGCTTTAAGAAGAATTCGATTACCCGCTTGAAGTTGAGACTAAACAAAGTAGCGAACTGTTTCATTTCTATTTTCAGTTCTTTTAAGTCAATTAACTAGATGATACCTCCAAGCTAACTTTTTGATGACTAGGATGTGGTATATTTTGCAATTCAACGAAGAAAGACAATTTGGAAGTTACCTGCATTATACTGCATCTCCAATTTAGGGGAGCTAAAGTAAATTCCATGGAGAGCCATATTGGACAAAGAGATAAGCAAAATATTCTTTAGTTAGAGCTTTGCGCAATATTCTCAGCTTAACCACGCTCAGATATGAAGTCGCAGGGAAAGTAGAATAGTGATGGCCATCAGTTGTCATGTAACTACAGCACTTGCATTTGAATTCTTAATGAACTAGTTTGTTTATCATTTTGTGTCGGCTCCGACTCTGTGGTTATTTCTGGTTTTTATTTAGCTAACCACAACACGGAACTGACAGTCATGTAATCCTCCCACCTTGTTTCTTTTATTCACAAAATTTGACATCTCGTGCACACCAGACACACCCATAATAAAGGGTAATAGAAAAGAGTCCTTAAGCAGTGACGTCACGTTTCTATGGTGCCAGAAAAATCTCAGTTCTCAACAAAAGCGCATTCCATTCAGAATGGCGACAATACCCATCACTtcgcttctttctttcttcttagaAGAAAAGAAATCTATAAAAAAAACCCCTCTAAATCAGATCACATTGAAGCATTTACTTACCAGCAGGGTGTTTTACGAGGACAAGTATAAGCAAGCATGAAACAGAAGGTTTATAAGTGATAGTGAGATGTTATTCTTTACAcgatatttaatttaatttaattacagCTTTTAATACGCATTTTGCTACGCTTCAATGCGTGAACACTACATATTACGTAATACAAAAACTAAAGCTTATAACTAAAAAaggcaatgataataataaagatatgtATATATAACTAGAAAATGTGAATAATGATGGGTTATCTATAAAAAAAGTCAATAAagtaatatataaatatatatatgtatataataatataatctgTAAACGAATAAGACTCAAGGATCAGTCAAATGCCTCTTTGAAAAGACATGTCTTAACTTGGTAGATTATTCACAAGCTTAGGCGCAGCAATTAAAAATGCTCTATCGCCGTATGTCGTTGAGGATGACTTATAATTAGGAACTATTAATAGCCTTTTGGTCGCTTAATTAATCTTGACGTCTTGCAGATTTACTTGGAAGAACTTGAACATGAAATAAAATCAACCGAGTGTGAGTGTCCAAGAGGCGCGTTTAAATCAGTTAAATGCAGTCACCCAACAGCCCTCTTTATTCACGGTATTCACAACCTGAGTCGAACTGACGTCGAATGCCATTGGCGGAAACGAAAGTCAAATACATTGCTTTCAACTCAAGCGGCCACTGAAATGTTCCCCCGACTAAATGTATTCGGCTTTGTGGAGAAAGCCTACACAAGCTGACCGTTCCGCGTTGTACGACGACCTGAAGGAGTATGGGCAGTTTACTGGGCTCTGCTGGCTAAACAACCCTAAACCACCTCTAACCAGCTTCCTTCTCCAACTAACCTGGGAAGTTCTCAGCTCTACAACGTACCCTTAAAAACTACTTAGTCACACCGATAACCGATTTCGACAAACTTTGTGTACTTGGAGTGTACGATGCACAGTTTTTCTTTAAGTAAATATaactgaaaaaattaatttagttgTTGATCAAAAAGCGGTTCATGAGCGAATGAAATTGATGAGAAGATTCTGACTCGCGAGAAGCAAACAAGGAATTGTAGCACGACAGAATTTGTAGTATATTCTTGTTCTATATGATAGCTGTATCCTTATACTTCAGTTATTTAATAGTAACAAAAGCAACGGCTTCATTTGAGTGACAAAAAGTAAATTACAGTGTAAATAGGGTTATTGCtcgaatggatactccaaaatatggtgagacacttcgtgacacataaactggcagagaataactgctgggtcagccattgatctctagtgattaggtctaagcgccggccactgatctctagtgataaggtctaagcgccggcttgaaatggttagctttcataaattgttctggttacaccataattaaacttgatAAACCTTTGGTAacactactaagatcggttggtactttatatacataaagttaagtgtctcaccatattttagAGTATCtattctagtcacaaccgtGTAAATAGATGCGTGTAAATAGAGAAAAGCGGGGAGGCTTCTGTTAAAACAAGCCCCTGACGCCACTAAAAAGCAAAGGGAAGGGAAATGTGGTTCAGGTTTAAGCAGCAgttagtggggaggagcgttgcgtgacgaccccAAGGAGACTATCTTCTAAGTTGCATCATTCGATCTGATACCGGATTGGATAAGGTGGCAAGCAGCCTCTGTATACTATATTCTGGTTATCCTTCGGGAtcaagtttttattttttatattttaatatattttgAGCCAGAAAGCAGGCCAATAATGCGATTCAAACCGAGAGGTCATCACAGGGACTTGTTGCCCCTGTCATTAATGTCAATTCAGTGAATACAGaaacttcaaatattttcaCTAAGGCCGAACGGTGAATAGTAGCATTAATATTGGAACTACGGAGAAGAACTAACTTCTTCTGTTTTTTTCCTGTAAAAGTATGCCTTCCCTTGCAAATTAAATCCAAATACTGTAAATCCCGGAGAAATGTAATCAGTCATTGGTGGATGAAAGTGAACTTTTTCGTGATTGACTCCCATTACTACCATTGGAAGGCAGTTAATCTTTCTTCGATCAATAAGCTCAAAAGTCAATCCACTGACATGGCTGAGGTGAAACTGGAATTTGTCGACATAAAACTGCAGCTTCCCGTCGTGATGACGTATAACAACCCTCCGTATGGTCGGCACATCGTCCGTCTGAAATTCCCCCACATATGGAGCAGCCTCTTTGGCAGAGAATGTTCGTTCTTGCTGCAAATGGCAATGAAGAATTGAAAGAGAAATTCAATGTAAATTTGTAACATCCATAATAGGACAGCAAACTGACCATATGAACaatgaaattaataaataactTTTGCGTCAGACTTGTTTCATTTTAGCCATGAAATCAGTTCTTTTTGCAGTCATCATGCAATTGGCGATACTTGCGTCGACTTAGGAGAAGCCTACTAATCTTAACGTTGAGGATCCTGTGTATTTATGTTGTGCTGCCTGGTCACCAAATGAAACGTGTTCCTACTTGGTAAAAATCAAttgcttaaacgttttgtcGTACTtgtaaaattaaatgaaaagaGTCATTGTACTCGGCACAGGCTAACAAACCGGTTTGGGTGTCAAGCTCTGAATTAAGACGAGGTCGCCAAGATCAGTTCTGAGCATTATCCTTTGGGTCTATCTGTCATAGTGTCCAATCTGACTTAAGACTCCTAATTGAGGCAATCTTGTAGAATGATCAACCACTGATCAATTACCTCACGATCCCTTGCAATAAGCTCGTGATGGAATGCTTTGAGAAGTCTGTGTGCTAAGCTTGAACATCCTTTGATTACCCCAGCATTGAAGATGTTGAATGCTAATAAAATTATATGAATTAATTGACTTCAAAAGATACTTGCATCAGAACAACAAAGGAAATAATATAAGCTGCGATTACTAAAACGAACCGCTGACGGAAACATTTCTAACagcggtgaaaaaaaaaattgattcatAACTGGTGAAACGTACACCGGATGATTTGAAAACACAGAAATTAAAGCTAAGGCTAAGACAGTTGACATGTTCGTACTCCGAACGAAAACTTAAATTTGGTCcaaatatgatgatgatgatgatgaactcTTTATTTAAGTGTCGTAAAAGAACTCTAGTATATTATAGTACTAGTTGGGGACACTAAAACAAAGCtagttaaaataaaacaaaataatcctAATTAAGAATTAAGAATCTAAAAGtcctaaaaaattaatatatacaATTTATATCAATTCAAAAACATTATAAAATTTATATTATTTGTGTGTCTATGTTTAAGCTGGCAATGTGTCACGTCACGCTTACCCAGCTTGAGATCAGGAAAGAGAAATATGTTGGAGGAATATCCATACACGTAACCATTTTTCATTCTTGCAACATAGCCATCCATAAGTCGCATCTCCCACGGAGAACCAATAAACTGTTGACCGTCCAGAATATAAGCTAAGACAAGCCATCAGAGAAATTAACGTTAAGAAAGATGCTCATGGAAGATGCGAATTCAATATATGTCGCTTTCAGTAGTGAAAGATGAGGAAGATTATGTTGAAATTCCCACTCTTTTGGAGAAAATCGCAAAAGTTGTCGTCTGATCATTCTCAAATTGTTAATAGCAGTACTATTTGATAGTATTTAGTATTAGTTagctgtaattattatttatttaatgattATCTGGAAATCACGCGTTGTATTGTACCTTAAATGTTCCTTAGATCAACTAAAGTTGGTATTGATGGCAGCACTACTACTTTATATCTTTACTTATTTTAAACTTCAATTTCCTCTGGTTGTTTATTTGATATGAGTTGTAATCCTACTTCAATAATAAAATGGTTTGACttcaggagtaacataccttgattgggGTTTTGAGAAGGACTATTGTTTGCGACTGGCGTGTCGACAACCAGTGAGAAAGCCAAGTGAcagtcttagtcagttgaaaattcaaaaaccctggtgagcgatgtGATTGGTGAATAGATAGAGTAACCGTTGGTGAACGCttaatgtgattggctgtgatcTGTAATGTGATTTAACGTGTGCGGAGATGTGTTATGCAAATCGATGGGTTGTAACgtaaataataaacaatgttttgctgtttcctgttgagtagtCTTTTTTAAGGTGCGAGAAGAGCTTGACAACGATTTAGTTCTAAGCAAGtgaaccagctttcgagtgtaattcttGGATAGCCTAGTTCGTGCtctaggttaaacacgtagcagagtcccagtcgatagtgtGGCTGGTTTTTAAGTAGTGTTCAGCCATGTTGTTGTTTAAGTCACCCTCtttagtagctcgtttgtgtttgTTTAGTCGCGTGGTTTccgccggtctcaccgatattaGTGGCCTGGCAGTAGGAGTACTTTATATTATAAACTGCTCCTAGTCTTCCTTCGCGTTCATCTTTGTCTTTAacattagtgagtaagcgtcgtaaagtgaacatgggtttgtgtgcaactcggatGCTGTAAGGTCgcagtatgcgtgctatggtttcggaggtcccTCGTATGTATAAGGTATAGTTGCTGTGGTGGTTTATGAGTTattagagctgtcgttcggtctgacGTAAGTATTGGGTTCGATGCAGTCTGTGCTGTAGTTGACCAAATAAAAACAGAGTTCAAGTGCTTAGTTTCGtcggtcaaactgtcgtctgagtcactcacaatttgtgctcttctcttcaaggttcgtaccgtagtcgctctgtgtgaagtaggattgtaagacgtttggtcaagtagtccgATCAGTTCGTGTTGGTTTCCTGTTAGCcgtggttcgtagggtgttattttcgcgtgttaccaagccatctccttagtaaactggatgctagtattctgtttgttcaagtgttcgtggaattccgtgattttgtttttgtgtacagcagtgatcgcATCGTCAACGTAACGTGGCCAGAGAGgaagtgtttcactgtaagtcGCTAGGGCCttttcctcgatgttttgcatgactatttcagccacagcAACGGAAGAGGGTAGCCGGCCATAGCTGTTCCATGTAGTTGCTTGCAGTGTTTATCGTTGTACGGATAATAGGTTGAGGTCAAGTAAACGTTCAGTAGGTCTATGAGGTCGTCTGccatcaaatcgctcaccagggtttttgaattttcaatatggctaagactatcacttgactcccagggtagtctccttcgcagccgttattagggtcgtcacgcaatgctcctccccaactaacggctgctcactcgagctctgcattcctttccttaaattgaccaataaggatcaggcttccatatcttggaaacctggacttttggcggcaaatgtaatgagaaatatgattggtgtaGCCGCTAGctgttacatgcatgttgttggttctcattaacaaagggaaaggaatgcagagctcgagtgagcagccgttagttggggaggagcgtaacgtgacgacccgaataacggctgcgaaggagactactccCAGGGTGGCTTCCgtacaggttgtcgaaacgtcagtcgcaaacaacagtccttctcaggactccaatcacccagatgatatttttcaatcaatcCTACTTCAGTGAAGCAGTCCGCTGTGACCTTGTAATTCCACCAACCTCTATTagctttttctatttttgctgGCGGAGGCGGTCggattatttatatattttcttCAAGTAGTAATAATGTATTGATGAGTGTGTGAATTGAGTGTTACTTATTATAAGTAACGGTTTTTTTGACTGAAGTATAGATAAGTAAATAACATAGAAAGTGGTTGTGCTGTTAATTTTTAACATGGGCTACTTTAGTGATGTTCAACTGGTTAATAAGAAACGGTTAAAATGCAACAACAAGTATGTATTTTCACCTGGTGAGAAAAATTCCTCAGTGATGACAGGGGACAGGAAGTCGTTTTCTTCAGTCGAATTAAAAAGTTTTATCTCCAGCTggcagaaaataaaataaaaacacgcCATACTATAAGAAAATAGTATGATCGTCAATAAATAAACCAATAGAGATGCCTTTGCTGAAGTAAATCACTAACAACTGAAATTGTTGTTTCTAGGTAAcaaatatttggttttatcaaacgagttgataaaggtcgccaccgtgaaaggtttagaaagttgacgtttcgagcgttagcccttcgtcattcgctctgacgaagggataacgctcgaaacgtcagctttctaaacctttcacggtggtaattcagcctttatcaactccttcgataaaaccaaatttttgtttcactttcccatcgacgcagcaccacagtttctctaAAACTAGAAATCCGTTTCCAGGTAACCTTTGCTATATCCTCAATTGACGTAAACATTCCTCCGGCGGGACTCGCCCATCCCCACTCAGCAGGTTGTCGAGGGACGCGCTGAAGATAGCCAACTggaatcttttctttcaaaCTGCAAGAAATAGATAGAAAATGATTCGAATTGTCGCTATTCTTTGAATCCTGTACTTATTCTtataattcaaaacaaatacataaccaaaaaaacaaacaaacaagcagtGATTTTTTGCAAACCAACTCCTAACGGCTCCTAACTCGCCTAATATCATTCAGACAGCGATGACGGTTTTGGAATGATGAACAAAAATGAGATTTAACACTTATAATGACTGCATGGTCCCATGGGAACAGTGGATTTTCGGTTTCCGGAGAATCTCCATGTTTTccaagacgaagtcgagggaaacattgagattcaaTTAGATTTGTTACATAGCAAAACAAATGGATCATTATATAACAAAACAAATGGATAAAACCAACCATTTTGAtaaatgataaaaacaaaagcaaattttaaaaaatgcgtCGCAATTCCAGCGACAGCATCAGATCACCTTCACTAGTGCAtgctctgatcacgtgcaacatAAACATTTCGCGGGTGACAGTGGCctgtttcccgtttgacgtcatagttttcgcaatgttgcctGCTCATGGCATTTGGCGTTAagcagtttcattgttagatgtcaggTGACCATGAACTAGACAATGAATGGGCGCCCTGTAGCGGGAAAACGCTAGCTCTGACAGTGATAGTTATAGAACGTAAAATGTTCATAACAAAATTGTGCATAGGTAAATAAATAGTTgcttaaattaaatttagcgAGGTCACTCACTCAGGGATGAGCTTAAATCCCGAGTTCTTCATTTCCAGTGGATCAAAGACGTTTTTCTTCATCCAGATGTCGTAGGAAGAATTCTGTGAGGCGGCCAATCCTTGACCAAGTAACCCAAAGCCTAAGTTACTGAGCAATAAAAATTTTGTCGCTAATCTAATGGTATAATTATCCATTCAATGCTGTTGAATGATGAGTGATTAAAATGTATGTGAAgattttcaggtgcacatatgagacaatcgctaagattgtccagcaagtgtgaggaacatttcttcaaatcatctctcaaccacacttcacGAAGATTTCTTTCCCTCATGAAGATCAGTTCCTTCCATGGAACACGTAAGAACAACAAATTGACCAACTCACATctgagtggcttcatagttcAGTCGTCTAGGACGTTGCGCCTCCGTCGCAGAGGGCAGGGGCTCGAAGCATATTGAAGACACTGACCGCAAGTTTTTCAGGTGCACACATGTGACAATTGCTGAGATCGCCCAGCAAGAGCGAGGATCATTTctacaatagaccttttttgcttgtacattttgttttcccaatacaaatcatgtgataatactcaggaggattggtcctttgttttgctcattaaaaagagcgcatgcaagcatgaatatgccTGCATGCACTccttttaatgaacaaaagaaaggaccGAATTCGAACTTCCTGAGTATTAGCatatgatctgtattgggaaaacaagaTGTACAAGCAAAAAAGGTCttttcatctctcaaccacacttcacaaacatttctttcactcaaCATAGATGTCAATGAATTGTTAAAGGTCGCctaatttttgttatttctttctgaagattttattatcattttattatttttttcacaacgCTACTGTTTATCTTTTTCACTGAAATGGCTTCATTGGCTAACGTCCTCAATCGAAGCTTCGGAAGCGTATAGCTATCAGTTCAACATTAAAATAGTGGGTGTGCCAACTGTTGCTGAGCGtgaaacaaaccaacaaacagcCGATGTATGTATGAAGCTATTCGCTGCATTGAGAGTTGAGGGAGTATCATTGAATGACATTGACACTGCACATCGGGTGCCGTCCCGTGTTGCCTCCAACAGACCCAATGCAATCATTTGTAAGTTCGTCCGTAGGTTAACAAGAGAGAAAGTCATGGCAGCCAGGAGGCGAGTGTCTAACCTAAATGCAGACGATTTGGGCTTCAATGATGCGGTTGATATAAGTCATATCAACTTATTCGATCACCTCACACCAAGGATGCAAGAGCTATTatttgagagcaaaaaattCAAGGATGAGAATAATTATAAATACTGTTGGGCGAAGAACGGATTTGTCTATCTACGGAAGACGGATACTTCAACTGCAGTAAAACTTAGCAGTTTGGAAGACTTGCAAGGAGTGTTACCGCAAAGTTGAGCTAAGTATACTTGTTTAGATGATATTATCATTAGAATCTAGCAGTAATGAAGTTACGAAGAAATAAATTGGAAGAGagggccaataaattattatttagtgAGCTGCCTTATTTTAACTTTAGAGGTAACCTCGCTTTCTATCATGGGCAGTTTAACAACTCGATTCCTGCAGATTGGCGGCCAAGGCGAAATTTAGATAAATTAAATAGTCTATATGACTTAGATATTTTTAGCCTAAACTCTAATCTGGATACCTATTTGAATACCGATTTTAACCTCCCTGATCAGCGCATACAAAGCCGATACTTTTCCCCACATAGTTTCAAAATGTTCAAGCAA
The nucleotide sequence above comes from Acropora muricata isolate sample 2 chromosome 12, ASM3666990v1, whole genome shotgun sequence. Encoded proteins:
- the LOC136892534 gene encoding putative beta-lactamase-like 1 gives rise to the protein MVPYLKKIQTLTLFLVVFIFLFLLMTSLFAWRVISYNQSQVDKVDGAGPSTTHDITECEVSASRPTATPIQCPVRAKAMQLAPLPKGIRDNLVEIERSLEKKIHGDTLYILANIVYMDKVIWQRTFGNINGGQSRKRSSELSKTMVFPVASVTKVLTALMLYKLYHEKKVQILDDPFKKYLPEFSIKDPFNSHDITLREMVSHLSGLPREAPCFPQVKQGVCQVNNSVMIQRIKNLSLVVEPGSKVSYSNLGFGLLGQGLAASQNSSYDIWMKKNVFDPLEMKNSGFKLIPDLKEKIPVGYLQRVPRQPAEWGWASPAGGMFTSIEDIAKLEIKLFNSTEENDFLSPVITEEFFSPAYILDGQQFIGSPWEMRLMDGYVARMKNGYVYGYSSNIFLFPDLKLAFNIFNAGVIKGCSSLAHRLLKAFHHELIARDREQERTFSAKEAAPYVGEFQTDDVPTIRRVVIRHHDGKLQFYVDKFQFHLSHVSGLTFELIDRRKINCLPMVVMGVNHEKVHFHPPMTDYISPGFTVFGFNLQGKAYFYRKKTEEVSSSP